A window of Desulfuromonas soudanensis genomic DNA:
GATTGATCGTGACAGGCACATCCGTGACTGCCACCGGGAAGGTATGCCGCAAAATTCCGCTTCGGGTAACGACAAGCACTGAGCCAGGCGGGAGAAGGTTGGTGGCCGATTCCTTAATTGCTTTTTCGGTAATGGTATCTTCAGCCCCGCTGATGTGTTCCACCTTCATATCCTTCGGCGAAACCCAGGGGATCGTCCCATTTTTCCAATAGGTCGATACCTGCTTTGAAGGAGTGCCACCGCCACACCAAACACCAAGGTCTTTCAGGGGAATCAGGCAAATCTCTTCATTTTTTAAATTTCTCACGCCTTCAACACCTCATTCCAACAACGATTTCGTAGGGGCGCGATTCATCGCGCCCGATTGTTTGATTCGATAATCAGGGCGCGATAAATCGCGCCCCTACACCCGTGACGGGTGGTTTTCGTCTTCGGCCCATTTTGCCGGGTTGTCGGCGATGTATTGCCGAATCGCGGCCAATTCCCGTTCGTCGCGAATCACCCGCTCGTAATAATTGCGCTGCCAGACCGGTACGCCGGGGGTGTTGCGGGATATATTGATGGCATGGGTGCAACGCGCCTTAAACGCCCGCACGATTTCACCAACCGTAGGGGCGCGATTCATCGCGCCCTGATTCATCGCGCCCTGATTCATCGCGCCCTGATTCATCGCGCCCTGATTGTCGGGTTTTGCCTGATTATCCGGTGTGACAGGACCGGGCGCGATGAATCGCGCCCCTACGCCCTGACCAAAACCGGGGTCATTG
This region includes:
- a CDS encoding transposase; the encoded protein is MVFNPEIHHRRSIRLRDYDYSRAGAYFVTICAWQRECLFADIVDGTVRLNDMGRIVLECWDGLPGHYPPVELDVFVAMPNHIHSIIVINDPGFGQGVGARFIAPGPVTPDNQAKPDNQGAMNQGAMNQGAMNQGAMNRAPTVGEIVRAFKARCTHAINISRNTPGVPVWQRNYYERVIRDERELAAIRQYIADNPAKWAEDENHPSRV